A stretch of DNA from Drosophila teissieri strain GT53w chromosome 4, Prin_Dtei_1.1, whole genome shotgun sequence:
GGTTAAAATGCAATGCCTGGGAATACGTAGAAACGCTGGggggaccctgaagtcagcgacTACGGGGGGGTAGGAGAGTTAGGTaacggacccttaagtcagcaatGGGGAAGGTacggttgttgtttttatcggacccttaagtcagcagagagaattgttgttggacccttaagtcagcagagagaattgttgttggacccttaggtcagcagagagaattgttgttggacccttaagtcagtagagagaattgttgttggacccttaggtcagcagagagaattgttgttggaccctttagtcagcagagagaattgtttttggacccttaagtcagcagaaagaattgttgttggacccttaagtcagcagaaaGAGATGTTGTTGGACGcttaagtcagcagagagaattgttgttggacccttaagtcagtagagagaattgttgttggacccttaagtcagcaggGAGAATTGTTTTTGGACCCTTAAAtcagcagagagaattgttgttggacccttaagtcagcagagagaattgttgttggacccttaggtcagcagagagaattgttgttggacccaGAGATAATGGTttttggacccttaagtcagcagagagaattgttgttggacccttaagtcagcagaaaGAATTGTtgtcggacccttaagtcagcagagagaatcgttgttggacccttaagtcagcagaggCAATAAGAATGAACACTTACTATCCtggtttattatatttaccaCTGGGAGATTCTGCTGTAGAGTTGGCTGTTTGCTGTTGGTTGATGACTTCCATCCGATCGCTGCCGAACGCTGACTGAGTTCCCAGAagccagccgcccgctttatatagggATTGGCTGGGTCTATCGATTTTTCTTGTGCTATCGATTTACCCGATTTAGTGTGGCCCGTGGCTCGTTTGGGCGCGCGcgcgcgccttgtttgaattcGAACTAGGGCTGGTTATTATGTATGAtgtattatgttttattatttattccttttattattttattgtttattatttattccttGTGCGCGGTCCGCGTCACAAGCTGCACTCTGCCTTGgcctctgtgtcctgcgttcttcgcAGCATTTTTGGTTCTGTTGGCACCGATTCTAGCAGTGGCTGCCTTGATAACGCATTTGCTAAAACGTTCAGTTGGCCTTTCCTGTGTGCAACCTCGAAGTCATATTACTGTAGCTCtaacgcccatctggcaatccTTCCCGACGGGCTTTCTATGTTGTTCAACCTCTTCAGTgccatatgatccgtcactacctAAAAGTAATAGCGCTCCAGGTACGGGTTTAGCTTCCGAAttgcccacacaattgccaagcactccttctctgttgttAAGTggttcttctcggctccgttcaGGGTCAAGCTGGAGTATGAAATAACCTTCGCGCCAATCCCGTAGtcgtccgtttgcaggatgaacatttttccaaattcGGGACACGCCAAGATGCGTGCGAAGTCAGGCGCGAAACGTCGATACCAAGAAGCGGCTCCAAGGTATTGTCTCAGGTCgcggaccgatgacggtggcTCCAATGACTACGGTTGACAGAGGGGCagatggccagatcgactcggctattgatcctgatcaagaatatatatactttatatggtcggagacgcttccttctccctgttacatacttttcaacgaatctagtatacccttttactttacgagtaacgggtataactagacTTAAATAACTGGCAAAGCCATTCCGCCCATACCGAAAAGCGTTAACAAGGGCGATTGGGACGCTACTGATAAATACGACCCGCAATGGTcaaatgaatatgaaaaactCAAGGAGAAAACTAATGGCAGTGACAAAAACCGAGGTTTCGTTTGTGGAAGAGCGGCCGGAACTGATCGCGAAGAGAAAGAATTAGATCGGAAACGTGGACACGTCGGTCGTCGAGAAGTTCACAGAGACGAAGTCTCAGCCCCTATTCTGAAGTTTACCGGGTTTGGCCAGCGATGATGACGTATACTTGCCATCTGCGAGCTTTGTATCTAAACAGGGAGGTGCAACAATTGCTCCCCCTCCGTCCCTCCAAGAAATTCAATACTGTATTCTGCCAGTTCGGTAGCCGCCAAAATTATGGCTAAATATGGGTTTAAGGATGGTCAGGGCCTCGGAAAATCGGAGCAGGGTCATAGCTATTCAAGTGGAGAAAACCTCCAAGCGCGGTGGACGGATCACACACGAAAAACACGTTTTTCTGCCACCTATGGCATTGTCGCCACCTGCGGTTGGCTCCCAAATAGGGCCAAGTCCCGGTCACAAGGCCATGCCTCCAACCCAGGTGGCATTCACGGCGGATGAGAGTGGCGAGACCGGGTCCAGCATCACGGAGATTATGAAATCACCAAGCAAGGTGGTTCTTCTACGTAACATGGTAGGACCCGGGGACGTAGACGAAGAATTGGAGCCTGAGGTAAAAGACGAATGCAAcccaaatgaatgaatgaacaGCGTCATTATTCACGAATCGTTTGGAACTGTGCCAGAAGATGCGGTTAAAATGCAATGCCTGGGAATACGTAGAAACGCTGGggggaccctgaagtcagcgacTACGGGGGGGTAGGAGAGTTAGGTaacggacccttaagtcagcaatGGGGAAGGTacggttgttgtttttatcggacccttaagtcagcagagagaattgttgttggacccttaagtcagcagagagaattgttgttggacccttaggtcagcagagagaattgttgttggaccctttagtcagcagagagaattgtttttggacccttaagtcagcagaaaGAATTGTTggtggacccttaagtcagcagaaaGAGATGTTGTTGGACGcttaagtcagcagagagaattgttgttggacccttaagtcagtagagagaattgttgttggacccttaagtcagcagagagaattgttgttggacccttaagtcgGCAGAaagaattgttgttggacccttaagtcagcaggAAGAGATGTTGTTGGACGcttaagtcagcagagagaattgttgttggacccttaagtcagtagagagaattgttgttggacccttaagtcagcaggGAGAATTGTTTTTGGACCCTTAAAtcagcagagagaattgttgttggacccttaagtcagcagagagaattgttgttggacccttaggtcagcagagagaattgttgttggacccaGAGATAATGGTttttggacccttaagtcagcagagagaattgttgttggacccttaagtcagcagaaaGAATTGTtgtcggacccttaagtcagcagagagaatcgttgttggacccttaagtcagcagaggCAATAAGAATGAACACTTACTATCCtggtttattatatttaccaCTGGGAGATTCTGCTGTAGAGCTGGCTGTTTGCTGTTGGTTGATGACTTCCATCCGATCGCTGCCGAACGCTGACTGAGTTCCCAGAagccagccgcccgctttatatagggATTGGCTGGGTCTATCGATTTTTCTTGTGCTATCGATTTACCCGATTTAGTGTGGCCCGTGGCTCGTTTGGGCGCGCGcgcgcgccttgtttgaattcGAACTAGGGCTGGTTATTATGTATGAtgtattatgttttattatttattccttttattattttattgtttattatttattccttGTGCGCGGTCCGCGTCACAAGCTGCACTCTGCCTTGgcctctgtgtcctgcgttcttcgcAGCATTTTTGGTTCTGTTGGCACCGATTCTAGCAGTGGCTGCCTTGATAACGCATTTGCTAAAACGTTCAGTTGGCCTTTCCTGTGTGCAACCTCGAAGTCATATTACTGTAGCTCtaacgcccatctggcaatccTTCCCGACGGGCTTTCTATGTTGTTCAACCTCTTCAGTgccatatgatccgtcactacctAAAAGTAATAGCGCTCCAGGTACGGGTTTAGCTTCCGAAttgcccacacaattgccaagcactccttctctgttgttaagtagttcttctcggctccgttcaGGGTCAAGCTGGAGTATGAAATAACCTTTTCCCATCTTTCGTATCCTGTGTGAGGATCGCGCCAATCCCGTAGtcgtccgtttgcaggatgaacatttttccaaattcGGGACACGCCAAGATGCGTGCGAAGTCAGGCGCGAAACGTCGATACCAAGAAGCGGCTCCAAGGTATTGTCTCAGGTCgcggaccgatgacggtggcTCCAGCTGGGCTATGGATGCTACTCTGGGCCCGTGCCTAGTTCCTGCTTAAAGAATTGGCTTTTTCTGGGTTTATTCTTAAATTCGCGTATTTCCTGTGGCGGTACACtttcttttgtgttcctctagggtgcggccaatcacgatgatgtcatATTGATACTTAAAGGCatgtggcgacatttccggtccaatcacctgatccagtGCCCGTTGAAATGGGGCCGACGCGGAGAGTAATCCAAATGGCATCActctccattggaacagccccTTTCCCGTGAAGCCCCGGCTTGATTCTGCCAACGGTATTTGCCAATTCCCATCCTTGAggtccagactgcttatgaagcgcccctcccttagttggtcgaggatgtaatTTATCCGTagcatcgggtaggcatcctttatggatttcgcgtttatctgcctgaagtccacgcatagtatctattttcccgttttcttctttacCATGACTATGGGCGAGCTGTACAGGCTCCTTGAATTTTCTATCAGTCAAATTTCCAGAAGTTCGTACACCTTTGCATTtatctccccttgaatctttggattcttttggtagtatctctgcttaatcggtttatcatccttcatggttatcgtgtgctcggctatactgATGTTTCGGTCATAGAGTAAAATGGAATTTATCCATGTCATCCTtttcgccgtccttttggactactgcgaccgacaacATCTCCTCGAGCTACCcattgtgtctgcctctggccggtatccggatttcatgaccggcgcacctCTCGGCCCCAACTTGAGTGAGAAAATTCAACCCCtgcaccaacgcatccactattccTGGTAGAATCAGTGGGCGTATGTagagtcgcctgttgccgaactcaaCTCCTATCTtgagctttgcgttgatttcgccgcaccttcatctgccaacctaacctgccgttGTATCATTGTAATTGttccacgggcagccagcttgtccgccagctcttcgcttATAAAGCTTGCTGTCGCCCCGTTGTCGAccgtggccttgtacgtggCCCCACCGATCGctaccgctgcggacaactgctgctcctcctcgattaacTTGCCAGATAGTTTGGAGAGGTGGCACCTTGCGACCCcggctcgcctctctgcggttgggatcgctggccatttcccgttctctggcagcattccgtacTTCGGATTCCTACtcttccgcacatccagcagaactgCAGCCTCTGGTTTCGGCAGCCTCTggtttcggcagcctcttgcccaatggtcatgtccaccgcacctgcgacaacatgggttgggttctgacccgagttgcccccaGATATCGTTCCATTGTGTTTCTGGGTGGAGACTGGCGGCCTTCATAGGGTTGTGTTTTGTCGCCTGCACTGGACCGGATAGATTGCGCTCACTGTTCCTGGGGCTGTGTACCTAGATCGCCTgcgtcctcacaccttctacacgtgacgtgtgttgcggccgcggctttgttgcggctgaatGTATGCTCTTCCTCGAAGGCTTCCTATTCCGTGTGCAGCTCCTCGTACTtgtctgccaggatcatgaggGCCTCTAGCGTGCAGTTCTCTTTGATGATCTCtagcgttttctttttcccgTACCCCAGGGGTcttattagggtctgcatctcgaccatgtagtccttaaATGCTTCCCTAAATGGACTTGGCCTTCTCTCCCTGCTCGTGTCTCACCATTGACCTTCTCGCTGCATCTCCTCCATGCTCAAAGCCCCGAGGGCTTGTCAGCATTATGCTTTGACCTagtctgtctggatatgctgcctccGATTCTGTCCAGATTGCTGCGAgctttgggtcgttttccgtctctgcgtagtactccgccAGGGCCTTTCGCATGACCTTTGTTTttccggacagcgatatgcTGGGATAATTACGtttttgggcgccagatgtaacgaacgTCTccgctctcccgtcgtagaactggaccctcgcctggtactgCCGTGGCCGCACGTGGTtggtggcgagaagaaaggctGTGGGCTTAGGGAAACGTCACCATTCTCAGAGTAGGTTGAACAAGTGCTGGGCTCTCAAGGcgtacgcctcgctagccgcAACCccctgtcccttgctctgtcccaccagacgcttgttcagttccttccCTTGCTGACTTCGTTTCTTCACGTTGTTCACTTGTATactcgttctccttgactgtcctgcttccagcgttcggcctgcttatataggcctcctttaACAAGAGGGATACTCTtgtctccggatccaaattCCAGCTGATACCGTTATTCTCCTTACCCTAGCACGTCGACGCATTCTGTTGTCTTGGTGTCCTGCTCGTGCCGTGTCCTTCTCTCCTTCCAACcgttctccaaactctctttctaccgtTTCTGTTACTCCAAACTCTTTATACAGGTTcagtttctccaaactctctttctcctcgACTTCGTAACTTcgttgcgtaactggcaacggcaggcagCCCTCAAGCAATCTTTATTAGCAATTGTGCGGAGTTTTATCTCCTCACACCCCTTTTTCCAAATACAGCACTACATCGGGAGATATTCCCAATCCATAATCAAGACAAGTGCCTTCACCACCATATAGCGTAAAGTCGTAAACTAACCCAGAGTTTCCAGAACGCGTAAACGGAATAAATTAGGCTAAAgagtacatttttaatgatatGAGAGAAGATATACCTTTCAACGTAATTTGTCAACGCTTTGATGTTCTGCCTGGGGTAGTTTATCAAATTATTCTTTGACAATCTGTAGTAGAGGACGTATCTTGTACAGCTTATCATAAAGTTTCCAGAACGCGTAAACGGAATAAATTAGGCTAAAgtgtacatttttaatgatatAAGAGAAGATATACCTTTCAACGTAATTTGTTAGTCAACGCTTTGATGTTCTTGCCTGGGGTAGTTTATCAAATTATTCTTTGTCAATCTGTAGTACAGGACGTATCTCGTACAGCTTATCATAGTTTGAACCTTTTTGGGGTGTTTGAGCacagttaaaaataaatttagctttataatatttaatgaacAACTTCTTATTtaacttatattttataaaattattctACAAATTTGAATACCTCTTTCGAGTTACACCACACAATTTTTCGTTACGCACATCCATTCGGTTTGAAATAACTTTGCTAAACGATTAGCAAAAGTGCAAATTCTTGGTTCCATTCCAAGAATACACACAAAAGTACCGTAATAGCTAGGTATGAGCCGACCAAAACAAAGACAACGCCCTCAGTTAATTGTTAAAcagctgaaattgaaaagaagCAACGCTGGGGTAGAAAGGGCTAAGGAAGTTGACTAGTGCAGTGACCACTCGTTATTCAAAGGATGACAACATCTTTATTGAAGGCCAGCACTAAAAACCGGTCTACAGACCTCCAAGATTtgttgttatacccgttactcgtagattaaaagggtacactagattcgttgaaaagtatgtaacaggcagaaggaagtgtttccgaccatataaagtatatatattcttgatcaggatcagtagccgagtcgatgtggccatgtccgtctgtccgtccgtccgatgagattaaacatacggactccagagacatagacgcagcgcaagttttttgattcatgttgtcacgcccactgtaacgcccacaaaccgcataaaacttccacgcccacacttttgaaaaatgttttgatatttttcatttttgtattagtcttgtaaatttctatcgatttgccaatgTTTACTCCAGCTCCCGTGTGCCAGTTCCACGCGTCCTTAAATGGAGAAGGGAATCCACGCActctcttttgaaaaagggaGTATTCTTCCATTAGGGACCGCTGGCCacaccttttcttttttttacttacCTTTTTCTTTCTACAAGAACACGAAGACACGATTTTGGAGCAACcttttttatacacatatataaccATTGAATAAAGACTATCTTTTGGAGAAACCACAACCCTCGCCTCTGCGTTTTCAATTCAAGTCAGAACAATCCAGTTCTCAGCCGCAACAACCCCCAGCAGAGCCGCTACTACATTTTGTGGTCCTTCGTCAGCCGGATCTTCGAGGGATAGTCCACAGCTAAGTACTGCACGCCATTTTGTCCAATTGTAAGCCTTTTGCCGACCGCCATATcgctttttcaattttcccttTGGCCGGCAGAAGTTTTTACATCGTTCCctgcatgtatgtacatatgtgtgatAGTTCTAATTCTACATTTGGTTCCAAAATTCCAAGTGTCATCAATTTCCTACATTCTTTTATTCTTGGCAAGtgatcgtttttttttgcataaaccTACATaaacctacatacatacattacaCATTTGGTTCCAAAATTCCAAGTGTCAACGATTTTCTACATTCTTCTATTCTTTGCAAGTgatcggttttttttttgcataaccctacaaacatacatacattagACATTTGGTTCCGAAATTTCAAGTGTCATCGATTGTctacattaatttatttttttttgcaactgATCGATTTGCAATTAATAGTTCCCAATTGTCCATATTaacatataaacatacataaacatacatacatacattagACATTTGGTTTCTAAAATTCCAAGTGTCATCGATTGTctacattaatttatttttttttgcaactgATCGATTTGCAATTAATAGTTCCCAATTGTccatataaacataaacatacataaacatacaaCTCATACACATTTACATATTCCTACATTTACTTCGGCCACAGTAACAGTGTCTTTACACTGCGTTACATTTCtacatttcgcatttctggTGGACGGTACTGCTACATTCTAAATTTTTTCGGACGGTACTCAAATCACCGTATTGTTTCGGTTTTCCGTCAGTGCACATCAGTACCATCCCGCATTTCCTACATTCCGCATTTCTGGTGGACGGTACTACTACATTCTGAATTTTTACGGACGGTACTCAAATCACCGTATTGTTTCGGTTTTCCGTCAGTTCACATCAGTACCATTCCGCTTTTCTCCATTCCGCATTTCTGGTGGACGGTACTTCTACATTCTGGATTTTTTTCGGACGGTACTCAGGTCTGCATATTTGTTTTACGGTTTCCGCAAAGTAAACTTTGCGTCAGATCAAACGACCGTTTCGGATACTTGCATCTCGACGTTAGTTAACTGTATTTGGATCGTTTTAGTGGCTTGAGTACAGAGATTAGCACGTGTCTACTATTCCATTCTCACAGCAAATCCTTGAACCTtgtatataaacaataaataataaaataattacaagcaTCATTTTCCAGCCAATTTATTCGGAAGAATCAAGTCACCAGTTTACACGGTTGTCCTCTATTCCTTTTTCTGGTATTAATTTTGCGCTTATTCTCAAACAACTATAATGATGTCTGAAGCAGGCCAGAAGCGGGATCCTAGCCCAAGGGACGCAGGGGCCGGACCCGCTGGGAATTTGAGATCAAAAACTAGAACCTCCTTAGACGCTGCGGTGCTTGATTTTATAGCCACCAGCGACCGGCTTAGCAAATTTGAAAGCCAGATGTGCGGCATCCTCGTCCTCAGCCGAGCCTAATGCTTTTACACTAAAGATCCGCCTAGACGAAATCCAGTCCCTCTGGGACAAGGTTGAGCGGGAATACGAAGCAGTCTCCCGTCTAGCCCTTCACGAAGGAAGTGGCGAAAGCGTTCGGCAGCTTCAGAGCAAATATGAGAATTGCTACTTGGTTTATGAGAGGTGTGCTTCCCAATTAAACGAACATAttgcccgtctgtccgcccCCAGTTCTCAGGGGAGTTCAAATCCGTCCGTTGAGATGTTCTCGAAGGGTTGCAGGCTTCCGCCATGTGACACGGAAATCTTCACTGGAGATTATCTGCGGTGGCCCACCTTCCGGGACCTATTCACAGCGATCTACATCGATAATTCCAGGCTGACTCCAGTGGAAAAATTATTCCACTTAAACGCCAAAACTAGCGGCGAAGTTCACGCTATTGTTAGCAAGTCCCCCCTTACAAATTCTGGGTTCCAATCCGCATGGTCTGCACTTCAAGAGCGTTTTGAAAACAAGCGACTCTTAGTAAATAGCCAGTTGAAGGTTCTGTTCAATCTCCCGAAGATAAGCACCGAATCAGGAACGGCCTTGAAGGATCTTCAGAGCACGATTCAAGGGTGTTTGTTTGCCATGGAACACTCCAATGTCTCCACAGAATATTGGGATTGCATtctgattttcttctgctctTCCAAGTTGCCAACAGTCACTCTCTTATTATGGGAGCAGTCGTTGAACAACAAGTCCGAAATTCCTACCTGGGACGAGATGAATTCGTTCCTCGAAGAGAGATATCGCACGCTAGAAGCGATTGAAGAGGTTCGACTTCATACTTCCAACTCACAACATACTAAGGAGCCCAGGAACCCACAGCCAAAAAGGGTAAACTCCTTTGAAACGCAAGTCGGCCCACGTGTACGCTCCTGTGATCTCTGCTCCAGAGAGTCACATCCAGTTCGGCAGTGTCCTCGTTTCCTCCAGATGACTCAACCACAAAGAGTATCATACATCAAGCAGAAGCGATTATGCCTTAATTGCTTCGCCAAAGGACACAATCTTCGAGAGTGCACAAGTAGACACAATTGTTTTACGTGCAAGGGCCGCCACAACACGCTGCTTCATAAGGAAAGTCCTGCTACTTCCACCAGCGCAGCGCAGGCTCATAATCCAGATCAGCCCATTGCGAACACTTCTGTTCATTTCGCCTCCAATCGGCAGGGCATCCTTTTAGGAACGGCCATTGTCCAAGTCTGTCACCAGGGAGAAAACTTTCCCGCACGGGCTTTGATAGACTCAGGCTCAGAAGGCACCTTCATCTCCGAGAAGCTTGCAACACGAATCAAGCTTCCTTGTCAGGCCGTGAGAACTAGAATCACGGGGCTGAACCAAACCAGCACAGGTGTCTCACAAAGGATGTGTCATTTCCAGATGGGCACGGCGGCGAAGCCGATGCTCAAGCTAGACACGACTGCGTTGGTGTTGCCCAATCTGGCCGGGAATCTGCCGACGAGTTCGATCGATCGCAGCATTCTCGGAAGACTTCCCAATATTCCGTTGGCTGATCCACTTTTTTTCCAGCCCT
This window harbors:
- the LOC122622883 gene encoding uncharacterized protein LOC122622883 — encoded protein: MSEAGQKRDPSPRDAGAGPAGNLRSKTRTSLDAAIRLDEIQSLWDKVEREYEAVSRLALHEGSGESVRQLQSKYENCYLVYERCASQLNEHIARLSAPSSQGSSNPSVEMFSKGCRLPPCDTEIFTGDYLRWPTFRDLFTAIYIDNSRLTPVEKLFHLNAKTSGEVHAIVSKSPLTNSGFQSAWSALQERFENKRLLVNSQLKVLFNLPKISTESGTALKDLQSTIQGCLFAMEHSNVSTEYWDCILIFFCSSKLPTVTLLLWEQSLNNKSEIPTWDEMNSFLEERYRTLEAIEEVRLHTSNSQHTKEPRNPQPKRVNSFETQVGPRVRSCDLCSRESHPVRQCPRFLQMTQPQRVSYIKQKRLCLNCFAKGHNLRECTSRHNCFTCKGRHNTLLHKESPATSTSAAQAHNPDQPIANTSVHFASNRQGILLGTAIVQVCHQGENFPARALIDSGSEGTFISEKLATRIKLPCQAVRTRITGLNQTSTGVSQRMCHFQMGTAAKPMLKLDTTALVLPNLAGNLPTSSIDRSILGRLPNIPLADPLFFQPSQIDLLIGADILPSVLLSGLKPNLCGSLLGQETIFGWILTGPVSTATSRVSSFTTKISIESEPTMETLLTKFWEVEDLPCKVVKESNNLCEENFARTTIRSLSLPFKDAEHINLGHSRSFALAQFLRNETRLKRDPILKST